In Proteus vulgaris, one DNA window encodes the following:
- the trmL gene encoding tRNA (uridine(34)/cytosine(34)/5-carboxymethylaminomethyluridine(34)-2'-O)-methyltransferase TrmL, translated as MLNIVLFEPEIPPNTGNIIRLCANTGFHLHLIQPLGFTWDDKRLRRAGLDYREFADIKQHHDYYAFLESEGLNPDNAQSPTGARVFALTTKGTPAHSNVSYQDGDYLLFGPETRGLPPYVLDNMPTQQKIRVPMLADSRSMNLSNTVAVVVFEAWRQLGYPGALLRD; from the coding sequence ATTTGAACCCGAAATTCCACCGAATACGGGTAATATTATCCGCCTGTGTGCTAATACAGGCTTTCATCTTCATTTGATCCAACCCTTGGGTTTTACTTGGGATGATAAACGCCTACGTCGTGCAGGGCTTGATTATCGTGAATTTGCTGATATTAAACAGCACCACGATTACTATGCTTTTTTAGAAAGTGAAGGTTTAAACCCAGATAATGCACAATCACCAACAGGTGCACGTGTATTTGCGTTAACGACAAAAGGTACACCCGCACATAGCAATGTGAGCTATCAAGATGGAGATTATCTCCTTTTTGGACCTGAAACCCGTGGGTTACCGCCTTATGTATTGGATAATATGCCAACACAGCAGAAAATCAGAGTTCCAATGCTTGCTGATAGTCGCAGTATGAACCTGTCAAACACCGTTGCCGTTGTGGTTTTTGAGGCATGGCGTCAACTCGGTTATCCAGGTGCGTTATTAAGAGATTGA